In Erigeron canadensis isolate Cc75 chromosome 7, C_canadensis_v1, whole genome shotgun sequence, one DNA window encodes the following:
- the LOC122607062 gene encoding putative F-box protein At2g02030, protein MTITVALLPAAQRKRKRSAASLHAAQRRQKVLRPPPPVDIDNNLIEFEKKKADHPSIDIDNSIIEYEILPRLPAKSVGRFKSVSKQWNSFLSTHMFGKMHHLRHINNKTYKLLILDKPLVDLCSQPLNNGSVTVGFNRLEEADPRFDSLLGSLDGLVCVASTETVNSLALWNPFTGAYYKLPPNPSFTRPFNSYKDFRYRGRDVVGFYSDSSNDYKLLYMIPLDQEAYIYSQRLNSWRKIEFLIDRYSFLRHYRWSRATFCDHSLYFSVKDLGPVKHPYIICFDVNTEEFRVIQFPPLPSGARCMYHANFVGIDGCIHLCAAYYIGCPRPFNGIVWKLNGDGATWAEVAFYPGTHQENNFADPVEHATCVTRNARDTWLAISDGGWAKSNFEVGPNSDPFEIMSMEEFTLTPQVLPMWTYSRIIYDETLVSPYPPPPYGDMVGHSNDVEATVVACKL, encoded by the exons ATGACGATAACCGTAGCATTACTACCCGCCGCCCAAAGGAAGAGGAAGAGGTCCGCAGCATCACTGCACGCCGCCCAAAGGAGGCAGAAGGTGCTTCGTCCTCCTCCTCCAGTTGATATTGATAATAATTTAATAGAATTTGAGAAGAAGAAGGCTGATCATCCGTCAATTGATATCGATAATAGTATAATCGAATATGAG ATCTTACCAAGACTTCCAGCCAAGTCCGTAGGTCGTTTCAAGTCCGTTTCCAAACAATGGAATTCGTTTTTATCCACACATATGTTTGGAAAGATGCACCACCTCCGTCACATTAACAACAAAACATATAAGCTTTTGATACTTGACAAGCCCCTTGTAGATTTATGCAGCCAACCCCTCAACAACGGTTCCGTCACCGTCGGTTTTAACCGGCTCGAAGAAGCCGATCCTAGATTTGATTCGCTTTTAGGAAGTTTGGATGGGTTGGTATGTGTAGCCTCCACCGAAACCGTCAATAGTCTAGCTTTATGGAACCCGTTCACCGGTGCCTACTACAAGTTGCCCCCTAACCCAAGCTTTACTCGTCCCTTTAATTCTTATAAAGATTTCCGTTATCGTGGTCGAGATGTCGTTGGTTTTTATTCCGACTCTTCCAATGACTATAAGCTACTATATATGATTCCTTTGGATCAAGAGGCTTATATCTATTCCCAAAGACTGAATTCATGGAGAAAGATTGAATTCCTGATCGACCGGTACTCGTTCTTGCGTCACTATAGGTGGTCGCGGGCAACCTTCTGTGACCACAGTCTTTACTTTTCGGTAAAGGATCTAGGACCAGTTAAACATCCATACATTATTTGTTTTGATGTGAACACGGAAGAATTCAGGGTAATACAATTTCCACCTCTTCCAAGTGGTGCAAGATGTATGTATCATGCAAATTTCGTGGGTATCGATGGATGCATTCACTTGTGTGCAGCTTATTATATAGGTTGTCCGAGACCCTTTAATGGAATTGTGTGGAAGTTGAATGGTGATGGCGCGACGTGGGCGGAGGTGGCATTTTACCCAGGCACTCATCAAGAGAATAATTTCGCCGACCCAGTTGAGCACGCCACATGCGTGACTAGGAATGCCCGGGATACTTGGCTTGCGATTTCGGATGGTGGTTGGGCCAAATCCAATTTTGAAGTTGGTCCTAACTCTGACCCTTTTGAAATAATGAGTATGGAGGAATTCACATTAACACCACAGGTGTTGCCGATGTGGACATATAGCCGAATCATATATGATGAGACCCTTGTGTCCCCCTATCCTCCCCCTCC GTATGGTGACATGGTTGGGCATAGCAATGATGTTGAGGCTACTGTTGTGGCCTGCAAGCTGTAA